A genomic segment from Mauremys mutica isolate MM-2020 ecotype Southern chromosome 26, ASM2049712v1, whole genome shotgun sequence encodes:
- the LOC123356611 gene encoding zinc finger protein 383-like, which yields NTCRKCGKTSHSSALSVHQRIHTGDRPYECTECGKTFNRSSHLISHQTIHRGERPYECRECGKCFTSSSNLSQHQRIHTGERPFECCECGKCFTSSSNLSQHQRIHTGERPFECRECRKTFNRISHLIRHQTIHRGERPYECRECRKCFTSSSALSVHQRIHTGERPFECSECGKSFTSSSDLSQHQRIHTGERTFECRECGKCFTSSSNLSQHQRIHTGERPFECRECGRSFTQRSVLSRHQRIHTGDRPYECTECRKTFNRSSHLIRHQTIHE from the coding sequence aatacatgcaggaagtgtggaaaaacctctcacagctcagccctttctgtacatcagagaatccacacaggggacaggccctatgaatgcactgagtgtgggaaaaccttcaatcgcagttcgcaccttattagtcatcaaacaatccacagaggagagaggccctatgaatgccgtgagtgtgggaaatgcttcactagcagctcaaacctttctcaacatcagagaatccacacaggggagaggccctttgaatgctgtgagtgtgggaaatgcttcactagcagctcaaacctttctcaacatcagagaatccacacaggggagaggccctttgaatgccgtgagtgtaggaaaaccttcaatcgcatttcacaccttattaggcatcaaacaatccacagaggagagaggccctatgaatgccgtgagtgtcggaaatgcttcactagcagctcggccctttctgttcatcagagaatccacacaggggagaggccctttgaatgcagtgagtgtgggaaaagcttcactagcagctcagatctttctcaacatcagagaatccacacaggggagaggacctttgaatgccgtgagtgtgggaaatgcttcactagcagctcaaacctttctcaacatcagagaatccacacgggggagaggccctttgaatgccgtgagtgtgggagaagcttcactcaaagatcagtcctttctagacatcagagaatccacacaggggacaggccctatgaatgcactgagtgcaggaaaaccttcaatcgcagttcacaccttattaggcatcaaacaatccacgag